From the genome of Ovis aries strain OAR_USU_Benz2616 breed Rambouillet chromosome 5, ARS-UI_Ramb_v3.0, whole genome shotgun sequence:
CACCCTTCCCCTAGGAGtctaaccccacccccacccttgcAGGCCTAGACCTGGGAGGTGGCCAGCAGTGTCTGTTGAGCAGTGtctgttcctttctctgcctGCAGGTTCCTCATCAAGGGCAGTGTGGCTGGGGGTGCTGTCTACCTGGTGTACGACCAGGAGCTGCTGGGGTCCAGTGACAAGAGTCAGGCGGTCCTTCAGAAAGCCGAGGAGGTGGTCCCCAATGCCGTGTACCAGTTCAGCCAGTACGTGTGTGAGCAGACAGGCCTGAAGTTACCGCAGGTACCCTGAGCTGGTATTGAGGCTGTGCCTGGGAGGGAGCAGGGGTGACAGCTTTGTGATGGCCTTTAATCCTGGGTCCTTCAGCCCTGCTTGGCATCCTCGGCACCGGATGCTGCTCTCCTGGCCTGTGAGGGAGGCTGGGCCGGCCAGGTCTTCCTTTCACCAGccccttctccccttctctccccagctcccagcccctccAAAGTTTAACTTTCACATCCGCGACTCTTGGAATTCAGGTAGGCGCTGGTCCATctgcaggcaggggaggggccccAGATACCTCCCATATCCCTTCCTGGCCATTCCTTTTCATCACTAGCTTTCCTGCTCGTTGTACAAACCCCCTCTCCAAGAGCTAAAAGAGACAAGGGGGTGGAGATTCCGGGGAGTGGGGAGCAATTTGTGACCTCCATCTGTTTCCCTGTGTGGAACTAACAGCTGGTAGAGGTACCTCTAAAAGTCTGCTCAAAGTGCCTGGCTCTTCCTCCCCACAGGCATCATCACCATGATGTCAGCCCTGTCCGTGGCCCCCTCCAAGGCCTGGGAGTACTCCAAGGATGGCTGGGAATACCTGAAGGAGCGAACCAAGTAGCCTGTTAGAGAAGCTGTCTGCCCCAGGCGGGAACAGGGGCAGGGGCGCCACAAACACCAGACTGGGACCCAACTGGGCAGCTCCTGGCCTTGCTGGCCCAATAAAGGACTTGGAAGTGTTTCTCAATCCATGTGCTGGAGCCCCGGGAAATGGGCTTTTGGCTCCTGGGGGCCTGACCTTGATCGAAGGCCAAGGTACCTG
Proteins encoded in this window:
- the MICOS13 gene encoding MICOS complex subunit MIC13 isoform X2, with amino-acid sequence MVPRVWSLMRFLIKGSVAGGAVYLVYDQELLGSSDKSQAVLQKAEEVVPNAVYQFSQYVCEQTGLKLPQLPAPPKFNFHIRDSWNSGIITMMSALSVAPSKAWEYSKDGWEYLKERTK
- the MICOS13 gene encoding MICOS complex subunit MIC13 isoform X1, coding for MGVPHAFVARLNGHLETSREFLSEHSTGTGRFLIKGSVAGGAVYLVYDQELLGSSDKSQAVLQKAEEVVPNAVYQFSQYVCEQTGLKLPQLPAPPKFNFHIRDSWNSGIITMMSALSVAPSKAWEYSKDGWEYLKERTK